GCTCCCCCATTATTCTGTATAGGTGGGCCTGAACTTTATCCAGTATCTCCCTAACCTGCTCGTCGACATAGTGCCTTGCTTCCCCCAAGAAGCTCGTTAGCTCATCTATAGTTCCGTTGGCTTCTGTTATTGGAGAGTCCTTCCAAACTTCATCTCCTCCAAAAAGCCTCGTGGTCCCCTTATCTCCGACCTTCGTCGTAACTTTCATATCATCACCGAATAAATGATTCACTTAGCCAAGAAAAGCTTAACTACGAGGTCATCCCCCTCCCAGTACGCGTACGTCCAGAACGCCTTGTAGGTTTGTAAATCTTTACTCACTTCACTATCTTCTACAATGGTCTCGGCGAGCATTGTGGCGTACTGCTGGAGAAATATGGGATTGTAAGATATCCTGAGCATTTTAAACCTGAACACCCACACCTTCTTTTCTGAGAATCCTGGGGGGATTGTAACCCTTAGCTCTTCCCTGGGGAAAAGGCCTGTTTTTCTCCTAAATATTTTTGCTATTTCCCTGCTCAGCTTGAAGGCATCATAGTAGGTGGGGGTATAATCGTTCTCCCTAAACCTGTCAACTCCCCAGATGCCCACATACGATACATTTCCTGGGATGTTAAGCATGTAAACTTCAGCAAACGTTATAACTTTACCATTGTAGGCAAAGCTTTCCCAGTAGCTCCCCAAATCGCGTGGGGGGAGCTTTTGATCGAGTATGAAAGTGTAGTTCCCGATCTCTACCGCGACAGCGGAGTGTAGCGTTGGTGTCTCCGAGAAATGGATTACCAAAACGTAAACCGGAGTTACATTTAAGGCCAGAAGAATCCCCGATGTAAGGACGGTGTAGTCAGTGCAGACCCCTTTTCTAATCTTTAAAAATTCCGAGGGCCTTAGTATGATGCTCGAATTCTTGAAATCATCGTATCTAAGATTTTCCTCCTCCCACTTGAGAATGTCCCAGATTGTCCATTCAAGGGTTTCGTTCTTGAATTTTGCTGAAAGGTTTGTTAAAAGATCCCAATCTTGAGGGATGTAACAGGATAAAGCGAGGGTCAAGTTTGACGTTAAGCATTCCTGGGGTCCATTAACGGTCTCTGTAAATTTGTTTCTCTGAAGACATCCCGATGAGATAAGGAGAATCAACAATATGATTACTGCTAGTTTCCTCATTCTATCCACCAGCCGCAATCGAGGCGAGGAACGGGACAATAACCGGGACTATGAGGGACAGTATGAAGCCATGGATGAAGGCGATCATCGTTATTTCCTTCCCACCGAACTTTGTGATTATGGGAAGAGTTGAATCCATCGTCGTTGCCCCGCCAATAGAGATTGAAGGCTCCTTGCCAAACATATTAGCGAAGAAGGGATACAAGATCACGGTAAATACCTCCCTGAGGAAATTAGCGAGAAATCCTATGATGCCATAGAAAGCTGAGTACTGGGCCAAGATAGGGCCGGTAAGGGAATACCACCCAACTCCAGCAACAACTGGAATAGCCCATTTTAGAGGGATATTTAAAATGATTCCTCCAATAACACCTCCAATTAGAGAGCCAATTAACGTGGCTATGGGAAGAAGCAGACTCTTCACGCTTAGGCTTTTCTTAATATCGGCCCATCTACCGTGGAGTCCTATGTCGAAGCCTATAATGAAAATTAGGAGATAGAGGGTGAGCTCGTACAGCTCCCCCGCCTTCACTCCCATTTTTCCCAGTATGTACCCTGCTATTAGGGAAGCTATAACGACCACAGTAACCTTCACTTTATCCCCCTCCACAAAACCTTTGCCGCGCCAATGCTCCCTGCAACTGCAAATAGCATTAGAGTAAAAGAGTAAAGAACGGCCTTTGTCGCGCTAACCTCAACCTCTCCAGCCTTTATCCCCATAAGGAATACAAGAGCAATTACTGATGCAGACATTAAAACTTCGGTATTAACCTTTACTTTATTTCTTAGCAGGTATCCCAGGATGATCCCCAAGATTAGTGGAATCAGGAAGTTCATCTTGCTATCTCCTCCACGAGTTTTACCGCCCTTGGAATAGCCCTCTCAACGCTTTCACTGAGTTCAAGGCCAAGCTTTATCTCCTTAATAGTTATCCCAACGAAGTGTATCTCAGCACTTCTCAGCCTTTCGTCGAGGACCATTAAGAGCTTAAGCCCTTCTATGGCACCCATAAAGTGGGCGCTCCTGATTTCCGCCTTCAATCTTGAGAACACTTCCCCTCCTTTGAGGTGAATAACCTCTCCAGGATTTTCTGAAAGAACCGCATCGATAATTATAATTCTCTCTTCTCCCTGGTAAACCCTCTGAAGTGAGAAAATGTCAGTCCCCAGCTCCTCTACCCTGTAGCCCTTCTCCTTTAGTACCCTGCCTATCTTTATCCCTACTCCATCGTCACCCATGACCTCATTTCCAAGTGCAACTATTAGCGTTCTCATCAAAATTTGAAAAAGAAATAGAGTATTTAAAGCTGAAGTCGAGAAGAAAAGTCACTTCAACACGGGCCTAAACTTGTAGCCGTACAGTATTATTCCGTCTTCATCAAATTCCCTGATCTTCCTAGTTACCATCTCTACTTCCATGCCCTCCTTAATTTCATCTGGATCGACGTCAGTTAGCTGAGCCAGTATTATTGGTCCTTCCTCAAGCTGTATCAGTGCTATTGGATATGGTTTATAGTACTCGAAACCGCTTGGCGGATTCCTAACTAATGTCCATGAGATGACTTTGCCTTTGCCGCTGAACTGGAAGTCTTCAACGTTCCTGCTACCACAAACCGGACAGACGGGTCTCTTCGGGAAGAACACGTGACCGTTCTCACACTTCCCTCCAATGAGCCTGTACTTCTCCTTGAAATGCCTCCAGTAACGGGAAACCTGCATTGGCTTCCCCATTTCAGACCCTCCTCAAAACTGTAACGGTTATATTTGAGCCTGTCCCACCAATATTCTGTGTAACTCCAACCTCAGCATCTGGAACTTGAATTCCCTCTGGTGCTTCTCCTCTCAATTGAAGCACAGCTTCAACTGTCTGATAAACTCCAGTGGCTCCAACTGGGTGGCCTCTCGCCTTAAGTCCACCCATCGTCTGGATTGGATAATCACCATCAATCGCTATCTGCCCCTCCTTTGCAAGCTTTGCTCCCTCTCCCTTCTTTGCCGCACCCAGTGCTTCCAAGCTTAGAGCGGCCATGACCGTGAAGGCATCGTGAACCTCGAAGAAGTCTATATCATCAACCGTGACTCCGGCCATCTTATAGGCCCTCTCAGCGGCAATCTTGGCGGCTTTAAGTGTGAGTAGGTCTTCCCTGTTAGCGAGATTTATTGTGTCAATGGCTCTTCCCATTCCTGCAATTTCAACCCACTTCTCCTTTGGAATTCCAAGCTCCCTAGCTTTTTCGGGAGTGGTTATTATCACCGCGGCAGCTCCATCGCAAACTGGAGAAGCGTCGAACAGCTTTAGCGGGTCAGCTATGTAAGGACTCTTCATAACGGTATCAACGGTGATTGGTCTCTTGAACATTGCATAGGGATTCTTTGCACCGTTAGCATGGGCATTGACTGCGAATAAGGCTAGATCCTCTTCCGTGTATCCATAAGTCTTCATATAATGCCTCATTATCAACGCGTTAAGGGCCACAAAGCTTGCTCCATGGAATAGCTCCCATTCCGCATCGCTTGCATAGGCTAAGTATCTAGTTGCATCACTTGGCCATGCATCGGTCATCTTTTCAACACCAACAACGAGAACAACATCCTCAAGACCACTTAATACGGCCTTTGCTCCCTCTTGGACAGCTGCACCTCCAGAGGCACAAGCCGCTTCGATTTTAACGGCGGGTATATTCCCAAGGCCAGCCCAATCAGCTATTAACGCTCCAAGGTTTTCCTGCTCGACGAATGCCCCAGAAGCCATATTACCCACGTAGAGCGAATCGACTTTATCTACGCTAGCGTCATCCATGGCGTTGAGAATTGCTTCAACCGCGAGATCCCTAAGTGAGAGCTTCCAGTGCTCTCCAACTGGGGTCATTCCAACTCCAACAATAATTGCTTTCCTCATTTAAATCACCTCAAAGTATGTATTTTCTTCTCGCCTTGGCGTACAGTGCGTAGTCGATGACCTTCCTCCTCTTTATGTAATCCTCAACTTTTGGAGCAAGATCTCTCTTCTCCTCAATTGCATCCTGAACAACTATGCTGAACGCATCGCTTCCCGCTCCCGAACCAAATGAAACCCAAAGTATCCTGTCCCCAGGCTTTGCAATGTCGAGAACTGCAGAAATTCCAACCATCGTTGCTCCGCTGTAGGTGTTCCCAATCTTTCCGGTTAAGAGTCCAGGAAGGACTTTTTCCTTAGGTATTCCCAAGATTTTAGCTACAGTAAGCGGGAATTTGACGTTTGGCTGATGGAACACGGCATAGTCAAAGTCACTTGGTTTTAAACCGAGTTCATCCATTAACGTCTTCGCTGCAGTTATTATGTGATGGAAGTACGCTGGCTCTCCGGTGAATCTGTTTCCGTGCCTAGGATAATGCTCATGTTGCCTCCTCCAGAAGTCAGGAGTGTCGGTAACATAGGAGTAGCTCCCCTCAAAGTACGCTAGGGTTTCATTATTCTTCTCCCCAATTATAAAAGCTGCTCCTCCAGCTCCAGCAGTAAATTCAAGGTGATCAGCGGGTCTCCCTTGGGCTGTATCAGCCCCTATTGCCATTGCGTATTCTGCCATTCCAGAGGCGACGAAGCCCATTGCAGCTTGTAATGCTTCAGTTCCAGCCTTACACGCGAATTCAAAATCCGCAGCCTCTAAATCTGGAGTAGCCCCAATGGCTTCAGCTATTATTGTTGAAGAAGGCTTAACTGCATAAGGCTTACTCTCAGTTCCAAACCATATTGCCCTTATTTTCCTAGGATCTATTTTAGCTCTCTTCAGGGCGTTTCTTGCAGCTTCAATTCCGATAGTTACGGCATCCTCATCAAGACCAGGAACGGCTTTTTCTTCGATTGGGAAGCTTGAAACCCCCCAAACTCTACCTATCTCTTCATTTCTGATCCTGTACATTGGCACGTAGGCCCCATAACCAACAATACCCACGTCTTTTGCTGGCTTTAGCAGTTTCATTCACATCACCTTTTAGTGAATTTTCATTAGGACGAACTTTCGTATTTGGAGGATTAAGGATTATATAAAAGGCTTTCGGTGAAAGCCAAAATATCATTCGTTGATTATCGAACACATGAAATAAACATTTTCAACTAAAAGTTTAACAATTGACGTGACAAGCTTCACTCTCCACCGAAAACTAAATAAATGGAACATAATCAAACAAAAAATGATCCAGATTAATCTGAAAAAATTCAAGGAGGCTTGAAGATGATAGAGATCCGTTTTCACGGTAGAGGTGGACAAGGTGCCGTTACAGCTGCAAACATTCTCGCTGAAGCAGCATTTCTAGAGGGCAAGTACGTTCAAGCTTTCCCATTCTTCGGTGTTGAAAGAAGAGGTGCTCCAGTCACAGCATTTACCAGGATAGATGACAAGCCCATTAGGATCAAGACCCAGATTTATGAACCCGATATTGTCGTTGTTCTCGACCCAAGTCTCCTTGAGACTGTGGATGTTACCGCCGGTCTTAAGGATGATGGGATCGTTATTATAAATACCGAGAAGAGCAAGGAAGAAGTACTTAAGAATCTTAAGAAGAAGCCAAAGAAGTTAGCCCTGGTTGATGCTACTACAATAGCTCTCGAGGTTCTCGGCCTTCCAATTACGAACACTGCAATTCTTGGCGCGATTGCAAAGGCAACTGGACTTGTAAAGATCGAGAGTATCAAGGAAGCTATTAAGGATACATTCTCTGGAGAACTTGGGGAGAAAAACGCTAGAGCTGCCCAAGAAGCTTTTGAAAAGACCCAAGTCTTTGAGCTTTAACTATCTTACTTTTTAGCTTAACCCTCTTCCTGAGAATGGGGTGGTCAACGTGAATACGCTATTTGGGAAAACCAAAGATGAAGCAAAGCCAATTTCTCCTAAGTCTGTAGATGAATATCCAGAAGCTCCAGTTAGTTTAGGAACCACACTAGTTAACTTCACCGGAGATTGGAGGACTTTCATGCCCGTTGTTGACGAATCTAAGTGTGTAAAGTGCTACATTTGTTGGAAGTTCTGTCCTGAGCCGGCAATTTACATCAAACCAGATGGAATGGTTGCAATAGACTATGACTATTGTAAGGGTTGTGGAATTTGTGCAAATGAGTGCCCAACCAAGGCAATTACGATGATGAGAGAGGAGAAGTGAGGTGTTAACTATGGAGTACAAGCCAATTAAGAAAGTTGTAAGCGGTAATTATGCGGCTGCTTATGCAGCTCTCCATGCAAAGGTTCAGGTTGTTGCCGCTTATCCTATAACCCCTCAAACGAGTATCATTGAAAAGATCGCTGAGTTCATCGCTAATGGCCTCGCAGACATTCAGTACATTCCAGTTGAGAGTGAGCACTCTGCGATGGCCGCGTGTATAGGAGCTTCCGCAACTGGAGCTAGAGTTTTCACAGCAACTTCAGCTCAAGGTCTTGCTCTGATGCACGAAATGCTTCACTGGGCCTCTGGAGCAAGATTGCCAATAGTAATGGTCAATGTGAACAGAGCAATGGCCCCTCCATGGAGCGTTTGG
This is a stretch of genomic DNA from Pyrococcus kukulkanii. It encodes these proteins:
- a CDS encoding transglutaminase-like domain-containing protein encodes the protein MRKLAVIILLILLISSGCLQRNKFTETVNGPQECLTSNLTLALSCYIPQDWDLLTNLSAKFKNETLEWTIWDILKWEEENLRYDDFKNSSIILRPSEFLKIRKGVCTDYTVLTSGILLALNVTPVYVLVIHFSETPTLHSAVAVEIGNYTFILDQKLPPRDLGSYWESFAYNGKVITFAEVYMLNIPGNVSYVGIWGVDRFRENDYTPTYYDAFKLSREIAKIFRRKTGLFPREELRVTIPPGFSEKKVWVFRFKMLRISYNPIFLQQYATMLAETIVEDSEVSKDLQTYKAFWTYAYWEGDDLVVKLFLAK
- a CDS encoding lysine exporter LysO family protein → MKVTVVVIASLIAGYILGKMGVKAGELYELTLYLLIFIIGFDIGLHGRWADIKKSLSVKSLLLPIATLIGSLIGGVIGGIILNIPLKWAIPVVAGVGWYSLTGPILAQYSAFYGIIGFLANFLREVFTVILYPFFANMFGKEPSISIGGATTMDSTLPIITKFGGKEITMIAFIHGFILSLIVPVIVPFLASIAAGG
- a CDS encoding hydrogenase maturation protease, giving the protein MRTLIVALGNEVMGDDGVGIKIGRVLKEKGYRVEELGTDIFSLQRVYQGEERIIIIDAVLSENPGEVIHLKGGEVFSRLKAEIRSAHFMGAIEGLKLLMVLDERLRSAEIHFVGITIKEIKLGLELSESVERAIPRAVKLVEEIAR
- a CDS encoding Zn-ribbon domain-containing OB-fold protein, translated to MGKPMQVSRYWRHFKEKYRLIGGKCENGHVFFPKRPVCPVCGSRNVEDFQFSGKGKVISWTLVRNPPSGFEYYKPYPIALIQLEEGPIILAQLTDVDPDEIKEGMEVEMVTRKIREFDEDGIILYGYKFRPVLK
- a CDS encoding thiolase domain-containing protein, which codes for MRKAIIVGVGMTPVGEHWKLSLRDLAVEAILNAMDDASVDKVDSLYVGNMASGAFVEQENLGALIADWAGLGNIPAVKIEAACASGGAAVQEGAKAVLSGLEDVVLVVGVEKMTDAWPSDATRYLAYASDAEWELFHGASFVALNALIMRHYMKTYGYTEEDLALFAVNAHANGAKNPYAMFKRPITVDTVMKSPYIADPLKLFDASPVCDGAAAVIITTPEKARELGIPKEKWVEIAGMGRAIDTINLANREDLLTLKAAKIAAERAYKMAGVTVDDIDFFEVHDAFTVMAALSLEALGAAKKGEGAKLAKEGQIAIDGDYPIQTMGGLKARGHPVGATGVYQTVEAVLQLRGEAPEGIQVPDAEVGVTQNIGGTGSNITVTVLRRV
- a CDS encoding hydroxymethylglutaryl-CoA synthase, with translation MKLLKPAKDVGIVGYGAYVPMYRIRNEEIGRVWGVSSFPIEEKAVPGLDEDAVTIGIEAARNALKRAKIDPRKIRAIWFGTESKPYAVKPSSTIIAEAIGATPDLEAADFEFACKAGTEALQAAMGFVASGMAEYAMAIGADTAQGRPADHLEFTAGAGGAAFIIGEKNNETLAYFEGSYSYVTDTPDFWRRQHEHYPRHGNRFTGEPAYFHHIITAAKTLMDELGLKPSDFDYAVFHQPNVKFPLTVAKILGIPKEKVLPGLLTGKIGNTYSGATMVGISAVLDIAKPGDRILWVSFGSGAGSDAFSIVVQDAIEEKRDLAPKVEDYIKRRKVIDYALYAKARRKYIL
- a CDS encoding pyruvate/ketoisovalerate ferredoxin oxidoreductase subunit gamma: MIEIRFHGRGGQGAVTAANILAEAAFLEGKYVQAFPFFGVERRGAPVTAFTRIDDKPIRIKTQIYEPDIVVVLDPSLLETVDVTAGLKDDGIVIINTEKSKEEVLKNLKKKPKKLALVDATTIALEVLGLPITNTAILGAIAKATGLVKIESIKEAIKDTFSGELGEKNARAAQEAFEKTQVFEL
- a CDS encoding 3-methyl-2-oxobutanoate dehydrogenase subunit delta; the protein is MNTLFGKTKDEAKPISPKSVDEYPEAPVSLGTTLVNFTGDWRTFMPVVDESKCVKCYICWKFCPEPAIYIKPDGMVAIDYDYCKGCGICANECPTKAITMMREEK